A section of the Oryzias melastigma strain HK-1 linkage group LG2, ASM292280v2, whole genome shotgun sequence genome encodes:
- the LOC112156605 gene encoding uncharacterized protein LOC112156605 translates to MAAILRVVFGEDDASKLSLPNGIPSSVECLKEEIRRQFDLSQNFRLQYRDIEFNNEFVNLTLTSEIQNKSTVKVVYLPLESVVSLHDTVQGTDAQSSSTSVDDTDIPSLPKSHSSYSSLRSLPWPTNFQIPEFSYEVQVQLERGQQAFLTSGTLLHPSTKLKSDILESLASEIIKYKMYPSNTEFDNVAEALTTKYPCLKEQGSVCGYYGWKISLKYKMANYRTRLRNIGCQELIINGMKEKRVSMTSSPNQVKKPRKAEVNFCPDYPAGETKESLEEEREALVLEVKKKNNKQLIQRKMEQTFAYRRQEIIKDMPFIAEVKNRWPALFSETEIIAEFTRITTVPLLSTFISKLDFYSNHLLRVFKKKGGAAKVNINFIMAAMDENSSIDVKRECILKALCVYFNENPNDMIREYVDVDLATGQTIEQMTMGVYAVRHEGADSTEAPEDVGVVIEGCTVLEALGDVAKGCALLLGLIYSLNLQYPKDLKHTFEFFQKVLMELDGNKLSAKVQILKNKMLE, encoded by the exons ATGGCTGCAATTCTAAGAGTCGTTTTTGGAGAAGACGATGCATCAAAATTATCTCTTCCAAATGGAATTCCCAGTTCAGTTGAGTGCCTCAAGGAAGAAATTAGAAGGCAATTTGATTTGTCTCAAAATTTCAGGCTTCAGTACAGAGACATTGAATTTAACAACGAGTTTGTTAACTTGACACTGACTTCGGAAATTCAAAACAAGTCAACAGTTAAAGTTGTTTACTTGCCCCTGGAGTCTGTAGTTTCTCTCCATGACACAGTCCAAGGAACGGATGCCCAGTCTTCGTCAACTTCAGTGGATGACACAGACATTCCTTCACTTCCTAAATCTCACTCTTCATATTCTTCTCTTCGATCACTGCCATGGCCTACAAATTTCCAAATTCCTGAGTTTAGCTATGAAGTCCAAGTTCAGTTGGAAAGAGGACAGCAAGCCTTTCTTACCAGTGGTACACTTCTGCATCCAAGTACCAAACTAAAATCTGACATATTGGAGAGTTTGGCATCAgaaattataaaatacaaaatgtatcCTTCCAACACAGAGTTTGATAATGTAGCTGAGGCCCTGACAACAAAATATCCATGTTTAAAAGAGCAAGGATCAGTCTGTGGGTATTATGGATGGAAAATCAGCCTGAAATACAAAATGGCAAACTACCGAACTAGACTAAGAAACATTGGCTGTCAAGAACTAATCATCAACGGAATGAAGGAAAAGCGAGTTTCCATGACTTCTAGTCCCAACCAGGTGAAGAAGCCCCGAAAGGCAGAAGTCAACTTCTGTCCGGATTATCCTGCGGGTGAAACTAAAGAAAGTCTTGAGGAAGAAAGAGAAGCTCTCGTATTGgaggttaaaaagaaaaacaacaagcagctaatacaaagaaaaatggaGCAAACCTTCGCCTACAGAAGACAGGAAATAATCAAAGACATGCCATTCATTGCAGAGGTCAAAAATAGATGGCCTGCTCTGTTTTCTGAGACTGAG ATTATTGCTGAGTTTACTCGCATCACCACAGTTCCATTGTTGTCAACTTTCATATCCAAGCTGGATTTCTATTCTAACCACCTTCTCAGAGTGTTCAAAAAGAAGGGGGGAGCAGCTAAAGTCAATATCAACTTCATCATGGCGGCCATGGATGAG AATTCCAGCATTGATGTGAAGAGGGAATGCATCTTAAAAGCACTTTGTGTCTACTTTAATGAAAACCCAAACGACATGATCAGAGAATATgtg GACGTTGATCTTGCAACTGGACAAACCATCGAGCAGATGACCATGGGAGTTTATGCTGTCAGGCACGAAGGAGCAGACTCTACAGAGGCACCGGAAGATGTGGGTGTCGTCATAGAAGGATGCACTGTGCTGGAGGCTCTGGGTGATGTGGCAAAAGGATGTGCCCTCCTTCTAGGCTTAATCTACAGTCTAAACCTGCAATACCCAAAGGAcctaaaacacacctttgaattttttcaaaaagtgttgATGGAGTTGGATGGAAACAAGCTATCAGCAAAAGTGCAAatcctcaaaaacaaaatgcttgAGTAA
- the LOC112156672 gene encoding collagen alpha-1(XVIII) chain, with protein sequence MLRIWLLVLVLCAGSSRAFWFFAQETTEAPRETRGTTGSTTTNAGSIKAKETKENTTLSRVGEEIINVATGIQKFVKDWDATPTTWTTTEADTKKTEKPHWMGKTEESGVSLLQLIGDTPPEGITKVTTEEGVAYEFSSSAVMGQLAVVHVPNPFFRHFSLIFHIKPSSPAASVLFAITDGSQGIMYIGVKLGPVQSGSQTLHFFYTEPDSGSSYEAASFDVPPLVNTESHFALSVYEDAVSFFMDCEEVPQVVKFERSPDPMELDKAAGIFVGQAGGADPDKFEGTMFDFKLVGDPLAAERFCDSDGYPGESSGDLGSGDMEKKDQVKVKNTVLPLHPVPEPPFLPSKVSKTGPSRAKGEKGDRGQKGSKGDRGPSGPKGEPGFSSGTGFSSQGGTQGQKGEKGRMGIPGTGYPGKTGMRGAQGPPGPPGPPGPASEMTKLEDGTVVQKVVGPPGPAGPAGPEGPAGPSGEDGEPGDPGEDGKLGPPGPQGVPGIPGIPGMKGEKGEAGEGQPGPRGPPGPPGPGPDRGDVPTFVDMEGSGFSHLGRVQVVRGSPGPPGPPGPPGPPGVSSTGSVGPDEAPGLPGLPGRPGPQGPSGEKGDSGELGPPGPTGEKQDEQDSNFFNTFFSYFAPSSTGSQGDPGQTGTPGLTGLAGLPGPMGPVGPPGPPGPPGPPYHGDLNGLPGLRGPPGPQGPPGIAGLPGKPGLPGSHGNKGADGPRGPPGIPGANGYLGLPGLKGDPGEKGERGLPGRDGGPPGPPGPPGVPGEFTYVSGRHQITEQKGDKGDPGPPGYAVKGEKGEPGIIMGPDGNPLYLGGLSGKTGDKGLPGPVGPPGPYGPPGIKGEIGLPGRPGRPGLNGAKGEKGDSDTRYPYNNRVQGRPGPPGPPGPPGPPGLPVPIDGAHGYNENNRFYAAKGDKGDRGPPGQLEIPGFGSSFDFYTLKRELKGEMGLKGEKGEPAGGYYDPRYGYGAAGPPGVPGPPGPKGDSIIGPPGNPGLPGQPGRGYDGRPGPPGPPGPPGPLLTGPYDRIQTVSIPGPPGPPGAPGHPGLSSGVTMLRSYETMAATGRRHPEGSLVYIIDRRDLYLRVQDGVQQVQLGNYIPLPSVDDNRVAVVEAPHTPYSSDHSRTPTHVDPPNPPYNDPRYLPDSRQNFDSRYPSRTNPSYPISADERLSYHQHNGRRALHVVALNTPQTGSMRGLIGVDAMCYKQAQAIKLKGTFRAFLSSTLQDLYSIVHSAQRSGVPIVNLKDEVLFDSWTDMFKDRRMNENVSIYSFDGKDVLRDDTWREKMVWHGSTREGQRDVNHMCESWRVSDQAVTGMAASLLRGSFTQQSPSSCSSSYAVLCIENSVTEY encoded by the exons AAGAAAGTGGCGTTTCTTTGCTCCAGCTGATTGGAGATACTCCACCAGAAGGGATTACTAAAGTCACCACAGAGGAAGGAGTCGCGTACGAGTTCAGCTCCTCGGCAGTCATGGGTCAGCTAGCCGTGGTTCATGTCCCCAACCCTTTTTTCCGTCACTTTTCCCTCATCTTTCACATCAAGCCCTCCAGCCCCGCCGCCTCAGTCCTCTTTGCCATCACAGATGGCTCCCAGGGCATCATGTACATCGGGGTCAAGCTGGGTCCAGTTCAGTCCGGTAGCCAAACGTTGCATTTCTTCTACACCGAGCCGGACTCGGGGAGTTCCTATGAGGCAGCCAGCTTTGACGTGCCACCGCTGGTAAACACCGAGAGTCATTTTGCGCTCTCCGTCTATGAGGATGCGGTGTCTTTCTTCATGGACTGTGAGGAGGTGCCTCAGGTGGTGAAGTTCGAGCGATCACCAGATCCCATGGAGCTCGATAAGGCCGCTGGGATCTTTGTCGGCCAAGCAGGGGGTGCGGACCCAGACAAGTTTGAG GGCACAATGTTTGACTTCAAACTGGTAGGAGATCCTCTTGCAGCTGAGCGTTTCTGCGACTCTGATGGCTACCCAGGCGaa AGTTCTGGGGATCTTGGCAGTGGAGATATGGAAAAGAAGGATCAAGTAAAGGTAAAG AACACCGTACTCCCTCTCCACCCGGTTCCTGAACCCCCATTTTTACCCTCGAAAGTCTCCAAAACAG GTCCCAGCAGAGCTAAAGGTGAGAAAGGTGACAGAGGACAGAAAGGATCAAAGGGAGATCGAGGCCCCTCGGGACCAAAGGGAGAGCCCGGTTTCAGCTCAGGTACTGGTTTCTCTTCACAGGGAGGAACTCAAGGACAGAAG ggaGAAAAGGGAAGAATG GGTATTCCTGGTACTGGATACCCTGGTAAGACTGGAATGCGTGGTGCTCAAGGACCTCCCGGACCTCCCGGTCCCCCGGGACCTGCATCCGAGATGACCAAACTTGAAGACGGCACTGTAGTGCAGAAGGTGGTCGGGCCACCGGGACCAGCTGGGCCGGCTGGTCCTGAAGGACCTGCGGGGCCTTCAGGGGAGGATGGAGAGCCT GGTGATCCTGGAGAGGATGGAAAACTT GGACCTCCTGGTCCTCAAGGTGTTCCAGGAATTCCAGGTATTCCTGGTATGAAGGGTGAAAAG GGTGAAGCTGGTGAAGGTCAACCTGGACCCAGAGGCCCCCCAGGTCCACCAGGACCTGGACCTGACAGAGGAGATGTCCCT ACATTTGTTGACATGGAGGGTTCAGGGTTCTCACACTTAGGAAGAGTCCAG GTTGTTCGTGGCTCACCGGGTCCACCAGGTCCTCCTGGCCCTCCTGGACCTCCAGGGGTCTCTAGTACTGGATCGGTGGGACCTGATGAAGCACCTGGTCTTCCA ggCCTCCCCGGTCGACCTGGTCCACAAGGACCCAGTGGAGAAAAg GGTGATAGTGGTGAACTTGGTCCTCCAGGACCAACTGGAGAAAAG CAAGACGAACAAGACTCCAACTTTTTCAACACCttcttttcctattttgctCCATCTTCTACG GGATCACAAGGTGATCCAGGCCAGACTGGTACACCGGGTTTGACGGGTCTGGCAGGTCTTCCCGGTCCCATGGGACCAGTTGGGCCTCCAGGCCCCCCTGGACCACCGGGGCCACCTTATCAT GGTGACCTTAATGGCTTACCTGGACTCAGAGGTCCCCCTGGACCTCAG GGCCCACCTGGTATTGCAGGTCTTCCT ggtaagcCAGGTTTGCCTGGTAGCCATGGAAACAAAGGGGCTGATGGTCCACGAGGTCCTCCTGGGATCCCCGGGGCAAATGGATACCTGGGACTGCCA ggtctAAAAGGAGATCCCGGGGAGAAAGGAGAAAGG GGTCTCCCTGGACGAGATGGCGGGCCACCCGGACCTCCAGGGCCTCCTGGAGTTCCAGGAGAGTTTACTTACGTGTCAGGAAGACAT caGATTACGGAACAAAAAGGAGATAAAGGGGATCCAGGTCCTCCAGGATATGCAGTGAAG GGAGAGAAGGGGGAACCCGGCATCATAATGGGGCCTGATGGGAATCCTTTATACTTGGGAGGCCTGTCAGGAAAGACG GGGGACAAAGGACTCCCTGGCCCAGTTGGACCCCCT GGTCCTTATGGCCCTCCAGGTATAAAGGGAGAGATCGGGCTCCCTGGAAGACCG gGACGTCCAGGACTGAATGGTGccaaaggagaaaaaggagatTCAGACACAAGATATCCATATAATAATCGTGTTCAG GGTCGCCCGGGTCCTCCAGGACCCCCCGGACCTCCAGGACCTCCTGGGCTTCCTGTCCCCATTGATGGAGCTCAT GGATATAATGAGAATAATAGATTTTATGCTG CTAAAGGGGACAAAGGGGATCGAGGACCTCCAGGACAATTAGAGATTCCAG GTTTTGGGTCAAGCTTTGACTTTTACACGTTAAAG CGTGAGCTGAAAGGTGAGATGGGCTTGAAAGGAGAGAAAGGGGAACCAGCTGGTGGATACTATGACCCAAGATATGGATATGGCGCCGCTGGCCCTCCAGGGGTTCCTGGACCGCCT GGACCCAAAGGTGACTCAATCATTGGTCCACCGGGGAATCCAGGGCTGCCTGGGCAACCAGGAAGAGGTTATGATGGTCGACCCGGACCTCCAGGCCCACCAGGTCCTCCAGGACCATTGCTGACCGGCCCGTACGACCGCATACAAA CCGTGAGTATTCCTGGCCCCCCAGGACCACCTGGAGCTCCAGGACATCCCGGACTCTCTTCTGGT gTGACAATGTTGAGATCTTACGAAACCATGGCGGCAACAGGGAGGAGACACCCTGAAGGTTCGCTGGTGTACATTATTGACCGGAGAGACCTCTATCTACGAGTCCAAGACGGAGTCCAACAAGTCCAG cttggGAACTACATCCCCTTACCAAGTGTAGAT GATAATAGGGTTGCAGTTGTGGAAGCTCCTCACACTCCATACTCGTCGGATCACTCCAGAACCCCGACCCATGTGGACCCACCCAACCCTCCCTACAACGATCCACGATACCTCCCTGATTCCAGGCAGAACTTCGATTCCCGGTACCCTTCGCGGACGAATCCCAGCTATCCGATTTCTGCAGATGAACGCTTGTCATACCACCAACACAACGGCAGAAGAGCG CTTCACGTAGTTGCCCTCAACACACCTCAAACCGGAAGCATGCGCGGCCTCATTGGCGTCGACGCCATGTGCTACAAGCAGGCCCAGGCCATAAAGTTGAAGGGGACGTTTCGGGCCTTTTTATCCTCAACACTTCAGGATCTCTACAGCATCGTCCACAGCGCTCAAAGAAGCGGCGTACCCATCGTCAATCTGAAG GATGAGGTTCTCTTTGATAGTTGGACCGACATGTTTAAAGATCGCAGAATGAACGAAAACGTCTCCATCTACTCGTTCGACGGCAAGGATGTTCTCAGAGACGACACATG GCGGGAGAAGATGGTGTGGCACGGGTCGACTCGCGAGGGGCAGCGTGACGTGAACCACATGTGCGAGTCGTGGCGCGTCAGCGATCAGGCAGTGACGGGCATGGCGGCCTCACTTCTGCGAGGCAGCTTCACGCAGCAAAGCCCCAGCAGCTGCTCCAGCTCCTACGCGGTGCTGTGCATCGAGAACAGCGTCACAGAATACTGA